The Pseudoliparis swirei isolate HS2019 ecotype Mariana Trench chromosome 1, NWPU_hadal_v1, whole genome shotgun sequence genome has a window encoding:
- the LOC130197161 gene encoding gonadotropin-releasing hormone II receptor-like has protein sequence MTGNLSLWGSTPASSPLNSSAPPPWEAPSFTAAARCRVAATVVLFVFAAASNLSVLISVCWGRGYRLAAHLRPIIASLASADLVMTFVVMPLDAVWNITVQWYAGDIMCKLLCFLKLFAMHSASFILVVVSVDRYWAILHPLDSLDAGLRNKRMLLVAWTLSLLLASPQLFIFRTIKADGVDFTQCVTHGSFRYPWQKTAYNMFHFVTLYVFPLLVMTFCYTRILIKVNGKMAKGKDGELCLRRSGADMISRARIKTLKMTIVIVSSFVICWTPYYLLGIWYWFQPAIIQRTPEYVHHILFVFGNLNTCCDPVIYSFYTPSFRADIADVVACCRGRRSSTASPSSVDRLSVRRAGAAVEMESDVSSNQHSGNPS, from the exons ATGACAGGCAACCTGTCCCTGTGGGGTTCCACGCCGGCCTCCTCCCCTCTGAACTCctctgccccgcccccctgGGAGGCTCCGTCCTTCACCGCGGCCGCCCGCTGCCGGGTGGCGGCCACCGTGGTGCTGTTCGTCTTCGCGGCTGCCAGCAACCTCTCGGTCCTGATCAGTGTGTGCTGGGGGCGGGGCTATCGCTTGGCAGCACACCTCCGCCCGATCATCGCGAGTTTGGCGTCGGCCGACCTGGTGATGACCTTCGTGGTGATGCCGCTGGACGCCGTCTGGAACATCACGGTGCAGTGGTATGCCGGGGACATCATGTGTAAGCTGCTGTGCTTCCTCAAGCTGTTCGCCATGCACTCCGCCTCCTTCATcctggtggtggtgagtgtggACCGCTACTGGGCCATCCTGCACCCTCTGGACTCTCTGGATGCGGGCCTGAGGAACAAGCGCATGCTGCTGGTGGCCTGGACCCTGAGCCTGCTGCTGGCCTCGCCACAG cTGTTCATCTTTCGCACCATTAAAGCCGACGGCGTGGACTTCACGCAGTGTGTGACTCACGGGAGCTTCCGGTACCCGTGGCAGAAGACGGCCTACAACATGTTCCACTTTGTGACGCTGTACGTCTTCCCCCTGCTGGTCATGACCTTCTGCTACACCCGCATCCTCATCAAGGTCAACGGGAAGATGGCCAAGGGAAAAG ATGGGGAGCTCTGTCTGAGACGCAGTGGAGCCGACATGATATCCAGAGCTCGGATCAAGACCCTGAAGATGACCATCGTGATCGTCAGCTCCTTCGTCATCTGCTGGACCCCCTACTACCTCCTGGGGATCTGGTACTGGTTCCAGCCGGCCATCATCCAGCGCACACCGGAGTACGTGCACCACATCCTGTTTGTCTTCGGCAACCTGAATACGTGCTGCGACCCGGTCATCTACAGCTTCTACACGCCGTCCTTCCGGGCCGACATTGCCGACGTGGTGGCGTGTTGCCGCGGGCGCCGCAGCAGCACCGCCTCCCCGAGCTCGGTGGACCGGCTGTCCGTACGGCGAGCCGGAGCCGCCGTGGAGATGGAGTCTGACGTGAGCTCCAACCAGCACAGCGGGAACCCCAGTTAG